A single window of Anas acuta chromosome 31, bAnaAcu1.1, whole genome shotgun sequence DNA harbors:
- the LOC137846201 gene encoding butyrophilin subfamily 3 member A2-like isoform X2, giving the protein MISTGSGPCPRHCCLWLLVPRLAAPQYLTLLPPDPAPAAAQMGLSWGCGCPSLTGHASGFLISLVTLHLLQLGSAQLRVEGPGHPVTATVEQDVVLPCHLSPQRDARDLEVRWIRRTISETVHHYRNGEDLYGEQMEAYSGRTELSRDSLSAGSLDLRITGLRPSDDGLYVCTVEDADAYNEAVVELEVSATGADPHLSLGGYEAGGVRVLCRSAGWYPLPQLLWRDARGQHLPSVSQTHSQDQEGLFEIEGAVIMTGSVEGSLSCVVRNSRLQQERESSLHIAAPFFLNAQPLIVVLALVLVLLAVSIGLGVYLFRKQATQATELEKKDAKLEKQAAELAEQAADLAWRKFVMSHNTVKVTLDSRTAHPQLILSQDKSSVRWETERQQVPDTPERFDSWCCVLGCEAFREGRHCWLVKVEGEQQEYAWWAVGVARTSVEKKKGIKICPQEGIWAVQYNEGQFVSLTSPHTPLSLSPVPTRICVCLDCTQGQVSFINADNGVEIYTFKEDSFNGESIRPWFLMETLGIQLCLKDSTPQTLSPNLGGSCPSPVTPASPLLGPAGAAQE; this is encoded by the exons ATGATAAGTACAGGCTCTGGGCCCTGCCCAAGACACTGCTGTCTGTGGCTCCTTGTGCCCAGGCTTGCAGCCCCTCAGTACCTTACTCTTCTACCCCCAGATCCTGCTCCCGCTGCAGCACAGATGGGGCTTTCCTGGGGCTGCGGCTGCCCCAGCCTCACCGGCCATGCCAGTGGCTTCCTGATTTCCCTCGTCACTCTGCACCTTCTCCAGCTGGGCTCAG cccagctcagagtgGAGGGACCAGGCCACCCTGTCACTGCCACCGTGGAGCAGGatgtcgtgctgccctgccacttgtCCCCTCAACGCGATGCTCGAGACTTGGAGGTCAGGTGGATTCGGCGCACGATATCTGAGACAGTGCATCACTACCGCAATGGAGAGGACCTGTACGGGGAGCAGATGGAGGCATATTCTGGGAGGACAGAGTTGTCCAGAGATagtctctctgctggaagcctggaCTTGCGAATCACAGGGCTGAGACCCTCTGATGATGGCCTGTATGTCTGCACTGTGGAAGATGCTGATGCTTATAACGAAGCAGTTGTGGAGCTGGAGGTGTCAG ccacaggcgctgacccccacctctccctggggGGCTACGAGGCCGGAGGCGTCCGGGTGCTGTGTCGATCAGCCGGCTGGTACCCGCTgccgcagctgctgtggagggatgctcgcgggcagcacctgccctcgGTCTCCCAGACACATTCCCAGGACCAGGAGGGGCTCTTTGAAATCGAAGGCGCCGTCATCATGACCGGGAGCGTGGAGGGATCCTTGTCCTGCGTGGTCAGGAACAGCCGCCTCCAGCAGGAACGGGAATCATCCCTGCACATTGCAG CTCCTTTTTTCCTCAACGCTCAGCCCTTGATAGTGGTTCTGGCCCTGGTCCTCGTGCTTTTGGCTGTGTCCATTGGCCTCGGTGTTTATCTCTTTCGAAAGCAAG CTACACAAGCtacagagctgg agaaaaaagatgcaaagctgG agaaacaagctgcagagctgg CGGAACAAGCTGCAGATCTGG catggaGAAAGTTTGTGATGTCTCATAATACAG tgaaggTGACCCTGGATTCACGCACAGCTCATCCCCAGCTCATCCTGTCTCAGGACAAGAGCAGTGTGAGATGGGAAACTGAACGGCAGCAGGTTCCTGACACACCAGAGAGATTTGACTCTTGGTGCTGCGTGCTGGGCTGTGAGGCGTTCAGGGAGGGGAGGCACTGCTGGTTGGTGAAggtggagggagagcagcaagAATATGCTTGGTGGGCTGTTGGGGTGGCCAGGACATCtgtggagaagaagaaagggatCAAAATTTGCCCCCAAGAGGGAATTTGGGCTGTTCAGTATAATGAAGGACAGTTCGTGTCTCTCACATCTCCTCACActcccttgtccctgtcccctgtccccacgaGAATCTGTGTCTGTCTGGACTGTACCCAGGGGCAGGTGTCTTTTATCAATGCTGACAATGGGGTCGAGATCTACACCTTCAAAGAAGACTCCTTCAATGGCGAGAGCATCCGCCCCTGGTTTTTGATGGAGACACTGGGAATTCAGCTGTGCCTGAAGGACAGCACACCCCAGACCCTGTCCCCAAacctggggggctcctgcccttctccagtcactcctgcatcacctctccttggccctgcaggagcagcacaggaatga
- the LOC137846201 gene encoding butyrophilin subfamily 3 member A1-like isoform X1 gives MISTGSGPCPRHCCLWLLVPRLAAPQYLTLLPPDPAPAAAQMGLSWGCGCPSLTGHASGFLISLVTLHLLQLGSAQLRVEGPGHPVTATVEQDVVLPCHLSPQRDARDLEVRWIRRTISETVHHYRNGEDLYGEQMEAYSGRTELSRDSLSAGSLDLRITGLRPSDDGLYVCTVEDADAYNEAVVELEVSATGADPHLSLGGYEAGGVRVLCRSAGWYPLPQLLWRDARGQHLPSVSQTHSQDQEGLFEIEGAVIMTGSVEGSLSCVVRNSRLQQERESSLHIAAPFFLNAQPLIVVLALVLVLLAVSIGLGVYLFRKQATQATELEKKDAKLGESLYKKTRQFGIQLTWGLSSCLAFLFLFLEKQAAELAEQAADLAWRKFVMSHNTVKVTLDSRTAHPQLILSQDKSSVRWETERQQVPDTPERFDSWCCVLGCEAFREGRHCWLVKVEGEQQEYAWWAVGVARTSVEKKKGIKICPQEGIWAVQYNEGQFVSLTSPHTPLSLSPVPTRICVCLDCTQGQVSFINADNGVEIYTFKEDSFNGESIRPWFLMETLGIQLCLKDSTPQTLSPNLGGSCPSPVTPASPLLGPAGAAQE, from the exons ATGATAAGTACAGGCTCTGGGCCCTGCCCAAGACACTGCTGTCTGTGGCTCCTTGTGCCCAGGCTTGCAGCCCCTCAGTACCTTACTCTTCTACCCCCAGATCCTGCTCCCGCTGCAGCACAGATGGGGCTTTCCTGGGGCTGCGGCTGCCCCAGCCTCACCGGCCATGCCAGTGGCTTCCTGATTTCCCTCGTCACTCTGCACCTTCTCCAGCTGGGCTCAG cccagctcagagtgGAGGGACCAGGCCACCCTGTCACTGCCACCGTGGAGCAGGatgtcgtgctgccctgccacttgtCCCCTCAACGCGATGCTCGAGACTTGGAGGTCAGGTGGATTCGGCGCACGATATCTGAGACAGTGCATCACTACCGCAATGGAGAGGACCTGTACGGGGAGCAGATGGAGGCATATTCTGGGAGGACAGAGTTGTCCAGAGATagtctctctgctggaagcctggaCTTGCGAATCACAGGGCTGAGACCCTCTGATGATGGCCTGTATGTCTGCACTGTGGAAGATGCTGATGCTTATAACGAAGCAGTTGTGGAGCTGGAGGTGTCAG ccacaggcgctgacccccacctctccctggggGGCTACGAGGCCGGAGGCGTCCGGGTGCTGTGTCGATCAGCCGGCTGGTACCCGCTgccgcagctgctgtggagggatgctcgcgggcagcacctgccctcgGTCTCCCAGACACATTCCCAGGACCAGGAGGGGCTCTTTGAAATCGAAGGCGCCGTCATCATGACCGGGAGCGTGGAGGGATCCTTGTCCTGCGTGGTCAGGAACAGCCGCCTCCAGCAGGAACGGGAATCATCCCTGCACATTGCAG CTCCTTTTTTCCTCAACGCTCAGCCCTTGATAGTGGTTCTGGCCCTGGTCCTCGTGCTTTTGGCTGTGTCCATTGGCCTCGGTGTTTATCTCTTTCGAAAGCAAG CTACACAAGCtacagagctgg agaaaaaagatgcaaagctgGGTGAGTCTCTCTACAAAAAAACAAGGCAGTTTGGGATCCAGTTGACCTGGGGACTCTCATCatgccttgcttttcttttcctttttctagagaaacaagctgcagagctgg CGGAACAAGCTGCAGATCTGG catggaGAAAGTTTGTGATGTCTCATAATACAG tgaaggTGACCCTGGATTCACGCACAGCTCATCCCCAGCTCATCCTGTCTCAGGACAAGAGCAGTGTGAGATGGGAAACTGAACGGCAGCAGGTTCCTGACACACCAGAGAGATTTGACTCTTGGTGCTGCGTGCTGGGCTGTGAGGCGTTCAGGGAGGGGAGGCACTGCTGGTTGGTGAAggtggagggagagcagcaagAATATGCTTGGTGGGCTGTTGGGGTGGCCAGGACATCtgtggagaagaagaaagggatCAAAATTTGCCCCCAAGAGGGAATTTGGGCTGTTCAGTATAATGAAGGACAGTTCGTGTCTCTCACATCTCCTCACActcccttgtccctgtcccctgtccccacgaGAATCTGTGTCTGTCTGGACTGTACCCAGGGGCAGGTGTCTTTTATCAATGCTGACAATGGGGTCGAGATCTACACCTTCAAAGAAGACTCCTTCAATGGCGAGAGCATCCGCCCCTGGTTTTTGATGGAGACACTGGGAATTCAGCTGTGCCTGAAGGACAGCACACCCCAGACCCTGTCCCCAAacctggggggctcctgcccttctccagtcactcctgcatcacctctccttggccctgcaggagcagcacaggaatga
- the LOC137846179 gene encoding butyrophilin subfamily 1 member A1-like has product MSERNGDQVEQARQLEEKCERLDQQATELAWRRFLLPENRVNVTLDPHTAHPELILSEDHRSVRWQMIRQKVPDTPERFDFWCCVLGHEEFREGKHWWEVKVEGELEMYSCWAVGVAKESVERKGKINMDPEEGIWALLYQQGHLTPLKSTRTPLPLSPVPTRIWVCLDCTQQQVSFINADNGFEIFTFTAASFNGESIHPWFWLETLGIQLCLRDSTHKNPSPALGGSCPSPTTPASPLLDPAGTTQE; this is encoded by the exons tgGAACAGGCTAGGCAGCTTG aggaaaaatgtgaaaggcTGG atCAACAAGCtacagagctgg catggagaaggtTTCTGCTGCCAGAAAATAGAG tgaaTGTGACCCTGGATCCACACACAGCTCATCCTGAGCTCATCCTGTCAGAGGACCACAGGAGTGTGAGATGGCAAATGATACGGCAGAAGGTGCCTGACACACCGGAGAGATTTGACTTTTGGTGCTGCGTGCTGGGCCATGAGGAGTTCAGAGAGGGGAAGCACTGGTGGGAAGTGAAGGTGGAGGGGGAGCTGGAAATGTATTCTTGCTGGGCTGTTGGGGTGGCCAAGGAATCTgtggagaggaaggggaagattAACATGGACCCGGAAGAAGGGATCTGGGCATTGCTTTACCAGCAAGGTCATCTCACGCCTCTCAAATCTACTCGCACGCCCTTGCCACTATCTCCTGTCCCCACGAGGATCTGGGTCTGTCTGGACTGTACCCAGCAGCAGGTGTCTTTTATCAATGCTGACAATGGGTTCGAGATCTTCActttcacagcagcctccttcaATGGGGAAAGCATCCACCCCTGGTTCTGGCTAGAGACACTGGGAATTCAGCTGTGCCTGAGGGACAGCACCCACAAGAAcccgtccccagccctggggggctcctgcccttctccaaCCACTCCTGCATCACCTCTCCTTGATCCTGCAGGAACAACACAGGAATGA